Proteins co-encoded in one Gracilimonas sediminicola genomic window:
- a CDS encoding amidohydrolase family protein — protein MNTIKSIRWTQIPFFLFLGLFSVQSVHASIFEVRQDTTEADTTVIPKADNELPMKPGRIIEFNTNEGTWMSLDISPDGQHIVFDLMGDIYRIPASGGEAEQLTDGMAFDTHPRYSPDGKHVLFTSDASGEEDLYYVEVADTSEITQITKGGNTRYTNADWTPDGEYVIASKGGLTPKLWLIHKEGGSGTALIGEPNGLKIIDPAISPDGRYVYFSQRNGAWNYNAQLPQYQIARYDREDGSRRTITSRYGSAFTPTLSSDGKWMVFGSRYEDKTGLVIRDLETGDERWLAYPVQRDEQESIATMGVLPGMSFNPDNKNLLTSYAGKIYSINIESGESKEIPFEVNAHLEMGPEVFFKYPVDDSKEMLATQIRDAVPSPNGEQLAFTVLDKLYIQDLPDGEPKRLTNSNLIEAQPTWSPDGKWIVYATYDMEDGGALYKVNPNARRIRPVKITEEPGIYSEPTWSRSSNRIVALRGDNRSYDRSTGPFAFGSTEDLVWVSADGSSNNFIAKSSGRSNPHFVKSDDRIYLNRGNGTLLSIRWDGTDEKEHVRITGITTAGFGNMGVNYPTPDMLHPEEAAKENNPPSNASFIAMAPEGDQAMALINNDIYVVTVPKVGGDTPRISVARAASAAFPAKKLTTIGGQFPHWSDDAGKVHWSIGKGHFIYDLKAAEAYEDSVEAAKKAEAEKKKEEEKMKKDDDSDDGDDSGDADEEAEEEETDEEKEEKKEDEGYKPEELSIEVSITRDIPEGTILLQNARIITMNGDEVIENGDVLIENNRIVEVGTNLTAPNGAETRDLSGKTIVPGFVDTHAHLWASWGIHKQRFWGYAANLAYGVTTTRDPQTATTDVLTYSDMVETGMMEGPRVYSTGPGLGFWAYNIQSLEHAQNVMKQYSKYYNTKTIKMYLAGNRQQRQWILMAAKEQSIMPTTEGALDWKLNMTQLIDGYPGHEHSFPVYPIYKDVITTTAEAQMAVTPTLLVAYGGPWAENYFYSRENPFFDEKLRTFTPYEELASKSRRRPGWFHDDEHVFQKHAEFQKDLKEAGGLSGVGSHGQLQGLGFHWELWAMAAGGMNNHDALQVATIDGATAIGLDGDLGSIEAGKLADLIILNANPLDDLRNTNSIEWVMKNGRLYDGDTLDQLYPMQVKATPYEWEFPNPTQMMLPGKE, from the coding sequence ATGAATACGATTAAATCCATAAGATGGACACAGATTCCATTTTTCCTGTTTTTGGGGCTTTTCTCGGTTCAGAGTGTGCATGCTTCTATTTTCGAGGTACGGCAAGACACTACTGAAGCGGATACGACAGTAATCCCCAAAGCTGACAACGAACTCCCGATGAAACCCGGGCGCATTATTGAATTTAACACCAACGAAGGCACCTGGATGTCGCTGGACATCAGCCCGGACGGTCAACATATCGTTTTTGATTTAATGGGGGATATTTATCGTATTCCTGCATCCGGAGGGGAGGCTGAACAACTTACCGATGGTATGGCTTTTGATACCCATCCGCGGTACAGCCCCGACGGCAAGCACGTTTTGTTTACCTCGGATGCTTCCGGTGAAGAGGATTTATACTACGTGGAAGTCGCTGACACTTCTGAAATTACCCAGATTACCAAAGGCGGAAACACCCGATACACCAATGCCGACTGGACCCCCGATGGTGAATATGTGATTGCCTCAAAAGGTGGATTAACACCTAAGTTGTGGCTGATTCATAAAGAAGGCGGAAGTGGTACCGCTCTTATTGGTGAACCAAATGGTCTTAAAATTATTGACCCGGCTATTTCACCGGATGGGCGTTATGTGTATTTCTCTCAGCGCAACGGTGCCTGGAACTACAATGCGCAGCTGCCACAGTATCAAATTGCTCGATACGACCGGGAAGATGGCTCACGCCGAACTATTACTTCCAGATACGGATCCGCATTCACACCCACGCTTTCTTCAGATGGGAAATGGATGGTATTCGGTTCCCGGTATGAGGATAAAACCGGTCTGGTAATCCGGGACCTTGAAACCGGCGATGAAAGATGGCTGGCTTACCCGGTTCAAAGAGATGAGCAAGAGTCTATTGCTACGATGGGTGTATTGCCCGGCATGAGCTTCAATCCGGATAATAAGAACCTGCTAACTTCCTATGCTGGAAAGATATATAGCATCAATATTGAAAGCGGCGAATCTAAAGAAATTCCGTTTGAAGTAAATGCTCATCTTGAAATGGGGCCGGAAGTGTTCTTTAAATACCCGGTGGATGACAGTAAGGAAATGCTTGCTACTCAAATTCGAGATGCCGTTCCCTCGCCCAATGGTGAGCAGCTCGCTTTTACCGTTCTTGATAAACTCTACATTCAGGATTTACCCGATGGCGAACCTAAGAGACTAACCAATTCCAATCTTATTGAAGCGCAGCCAACCTGGTCGCCTGATGGAAAATGGATTGTTTATGCCACTTACGATATGGAAGACGGCGGTGCTTTATATAAAGTGAACCCGAATGCACGGCGAATTCGACCTGTGAAGATTACCGAAGAGCCGGGTATCTACAGTGAACCCACTTGGTCACGATCCAGCAACCGAATTGTAGCTCTTAGAGGTGATAACAGAAGCTACGACCGTTCCACCGGTCCTTTTGCCTTTGGTTCTACCGAAGATCTTGTTTGGGTTTCTGCAGATGGCAGTTCCAACAACTTTATTGCCAAGAGCAGCGGACGTTCAAACCCTCATTTTGTGAAATCCGATGACCGTATTTATCTGAATCGCGGCAATGGTACGTTGCTTTCTATTCGTTGGGACGGAACCGATGAAAAAGAGCATGTTCGAATCACCGGGATCACCACAGCCGGATTTGGAAATATGGGCGTGAATTACCCAACTCCCGACATGCTTCATCCCGAAGAAGCCGCCAAAGAGAATAACCCGCCCTCCAACGCCAGCTTTATTGCGATGGCTCCGGAAGGAGATCAGGCAATGGCACTCATCAACAATGATATTTATGTAGTTACCGTACCTAAAGTGGGCGGCGATACTCCGAGAATATCTGTAGCCAGAGCGGCAAGTGCGGCTTTTCCTGCCAAGAAGTTGACTACCATTGGCGGGCAGTTTCCTCATTGGTCGGATGATGCCGGTAAAGTGCATTGGTCGATAGGTAAAGGCCATTTCATTTATGATCTGAAAGCAGCTGAAGCCTACGAAGACAGCGTGGAAGCAGCCAAGAAGGCCGAAGCCGAGAAGAAGAAAGAGGAGGAGAAGATGAAGAAAGATGACGACTCCGATGATGGCGATGATTCCGGCGATGCTGATGAAGAAGCAGAAGAGGAAGAAACCGATGAAGAGAAAGAAGAGAAGAAGGAGGACGAAGGGTATAAACCGGAAGAACTCAGCATTGAGGTTTCCATTACCCGCGATATTCCTGAAGGAACCATCCTGCTTCAAAATGCCCGTATTATTACTATGAATGGCGATGAAGTAATTGAGAACGGCGATGTACTGATTGAAAACAATCGCATTGTGGAAGTGGGAACCAATCTTACCGCACCAAACGGAGCAGAAACCCGCGATCTCAGCGGAAAGACCATTGTACCCGGTTTTGTAGATACTCATGCTCACTTATGGGCTTCATGGGGCATCCACAAACAACGGTTTTGGGGCTATGCCGCTAACCTTGCGTATGGTGTAACCACTACCCGTGATCCCCAAACCGCCACCACCGATGTACTCACCTATTCAGATATGGTGGAAACCGGAATGATGGAAGGTCCACGTGTGTATTCAACCGGACCGGGACTTGGATTCTGGGCGTACAACATTCAAAGCCTGGAGCACGCCCAAAACGTGATGAAGCAGTACAGCAAGTACTACAACACCAAAACCATCAAGATGTATTTGGCAGGGAACCGGCAGCAGCGGCAATGGATTCTGATGGCAGCTAAGGAGCAGAGCATTATGCCAACCACCGAAGGTGCCCTCGACTGGAAACTGAATATGACACAACTTATTGACGGTTACCCGGGGCATGAACATTCATTCCCGGTGTACCCGATTTACAAGGATGTGATCACCACTACAGCCGAAGCCCAAATGGCGGTTACCCCAACATTGCTGGTAGCCTATGGCGGTCCGTGGGCCGAAAATTACTTCTACTCCCGCGAGAATCCGTTCTTTGACGAGAAGCTGCGCACCTTTACCCCGTACGAAGAGCTGGCTTCCAAGTCACGCCGTCGTCCGGGCTGGTTCCATGACGATGAGCATGTCTTCCAGAAGCATGCCGAGTTTCAGAAAGACCTGAAAGAAGCCGGCGGACTTTCCGGTGTGGGAAGCCACGGTCAGTTACAAGGACTTGGTTTCCACTGGGAGCTGTGGGCCATGGCAGCAGGAGGGATGAATAACCACGACGCCCTTCAGGTAGCTACCATTGACGGTGCCACCGCTATTGGCCTGGATGGTGATTTAGGGTCTATAGAAGCCGGCAAACTGGCAGATCTGATCATTCTGAATGCAAACCCGCTGGATGACCTCAGAAACACCAATTCCATAGAGTGGGTCATGAAAAACGGCCGCCTGTATGACGGCGATACACTGGACCAGCTCTACCCAATGCAGGTTAAAGCAACTCCCTATGAGTGGGAATTCCCAAATCCAACGCAGATGATGCTCCCGGGAAAAGAATAA
- a CDS encoding DUF5686 and carboxypeptidase-like regulatory domain-containing protein, with product MRCKSCFSGLIVFLLLLIPGMNVLAQSGTLSGFVYDAETRESLPYANIIVEGTSKGTYTASDGSYTIKLDTGTVSIRYRFISFRDTVIQFQIQPGREIEQDVYLRPDLTSMEVTVSADRVARKVQELARLRDQQNSNLNSYKAEVYKLAILSNVDKSFKYEEAGEDDLEPIAFSERKSEIRYTSDPERYSETLEANRASDNFFSEYDFFSTGGAPLNLNSDEVVLSILSEGMSVVGPISDKAGRFYELYDEEADSSWPEGTIEIYFEPKTDNRPLFEGQVWYDEEQSVILGIDVTLNEYAETNSGTFKISDLRYQQSYKKVGDFWLPEKTELSAMLQFITSKDRIYYHDEWTWDNYELNARSIDPQQIELNTTNILQDAHKRQQAYWDTLSTREKNENARLLDEAKEYEEDRAMVKVGMSAMRTFFRLPYQLERFYMTNISDIYHYNRVEGNYLGLGVRTPVHPDYEYRAIGGYGFGNQSWSYELSGYHFFGNSFVAPEGSYHKQTLPQYQDYEYNRTPLDFFEARQTMYALTTGTSGNNYFEREGYEAGFRFRFGTESFLRTLYLDETHRSLTATSSFSLFGDGLIPEEFANNDPIFPAQEGTIKGLYLHLHHDTRQYLRTQFLRDYNIRAFGWLTDAVLEKGISSWGSDFDYNRYRVGLKFYWPVFSSHFFQTDIIVGASDAGVPNQRLFTYNGYVLDDYVRYKPFNTIDYREPLGNRISQIKVRYKFGSSLTRSIPVNFIQKSGIKISTVLTAGVIDQTSSLEPLLPYSGSKAQAEIGIAASKIFGILYAEVSKKLYGKYGNSIGFLILF from the coding sequence ATGAGATGTAAATCCTGCTTTTCCGGATTGATTGTGTTCCTGTTACTTTTGATTCCGGGAATGAATGTACTTGCACAATCCGGAACGTTATCAGGCTTTGTGTACGATGCTGAAACAAGGGAATCTCTTCCGTATGCAAACATCATTGTGGAGGGGACAAGCAAAGGAACCTATACGGCAAGTGACGGCTCTTATACCATCAAGCTGGATACCGGCACTGTCAGCATTCGCTACCGGTTTATCTCATTTCGCGATACCGTAATTCAGTTTCAAATTCAGCCCGGCAGGGAGATTGAACAGGATGTGTACTTAAGGCCTGATCTCACATCCATGGAAGTTACAGTAAGTGCCGACCGGGTGGCCCGAAAGGTTCAGGAACTGGCCCGCCTGCGTGATCAGCAGAATTCGAACCTGAACTCCTATAAAGCCGAAGTGTATAAGCTGGCCATTCTCAGCAATGTTGATAAGAGCTTTAAATATGAAGAAGCCGGGGAGGACGATTTGGAACCTATCGCATTCTCAGAACGAAAGTCAGAGATTAGGTACACCTCTGATCCTGAGCGATATTCTGAGACGCTGGAAGCAAACAGGGCAAGCGATAACTTTTTTAGTGAATATGATTTTTTTTCGACCGGAGGGGCTCCGCTAAATCTGAATTCGGATGAGGTGGTTCTGAGTATTCTTTCTGAAGGCATGTCCGTGGTTGGTCCGATTTCCGATAAGGCCGGGCGATTCTATGAGCTATACGACGAAGAAGCAGACAGCAGCTGGCCGGAAGGAACCATAGAGATTTATTTCGAACCAAAAACCGATAACCGCCCGCTTTTTGAAGGCCAGGTTTGGTATGATGAAGAACAATCGGTGATTCTGGGGATTGATGTAACGCTCAACGAATATGCCGAAACCAATTCCGGAACCTTTAAGATTTCTGACCTGAGATATCAGCAGAGCTATAAAAAAGTAGGGGATTTCTGGCTGCCTGAGAAAACCGAGCTTTCGGCCATGTTGCAGTTTATCACCTCCAAAGACCGCATTTACTATCACGATGAATGGACGTGGGACAATTACGAGCTTAACGCCCGAAGCATAGATCCCCAGCAGATAGAACTCAATACAACCAACATTTTGCAAGATGCTCACAAACGGCAACAGGCTTATTGGGATACGCTGTCAACCCGTGAGAAGAATGAAAATGCCCGGCTGCTGGATGAAGCGAAAGAATACGAAGAAGACCGGGCAATGGTAAAGGTCGGGATGTCGGCTATGCGTACATTTTTTCGACTTCCTTATCAGCTGGAGCGTTTTTACATGACCAACATCAGTGATATTTACCATTACAACCGGGTGGAAGGGAATTACCTTGGGCTGGGCGTAAGAACTCCGGTCCATCCTGATTATGAATACCGGGCAATAGGTGGTTATGGATTTGGCAATCAATCCTGGAGCTATGAACTGAGTGGGTATCATTTCTTTGGGAATTCATTTGTAGCCCCTGAAGGCAGCTATCACAAACAGACCCTGCCTCAGTATCAGGATTACGAATATAACCGGACTCCACTGGATTTCTTCGAAGCCCGGCAGACTATGTATGCCTTAACAACCGGAACTTCAGGCAATAACTATTTTGAGCGGGAGGGATACGAAGCCGGATTCAGATTCCGATTTGGAACAGAATCTTTCCTGCGAACGCTCTATCTGGATGAAACACATCGCTCGCTCACTGCTACCAGTAGTTTCAGTTTGTTTGGGGATGGACTTATACCGGAGGAATTTGCCAATAATGACCCGATATTTCCTGCTCAGGAGGGCACGATCAAAGGGTTATACCTTCACCTTCATCATGATACCCGTCAGTACCTGAGAACACAGTTCCTCAGAGATTATAACATTCGTGCGTTTGGGTGGTTGACCGATGCCGTACTTGAAAAAGGCATCAGCAGTTGGGGGAGTGACTTTGACTACAATCGATATCGGGTAGGCTTGAAATTTTATTGGCCGGTATTTTCATCCCACTTCTTTCAAACCGATATCATAGTTGGTGCTTCCGATGCTGGAGTTCCCAATCAGCGATTGTTTACTTACAACGGATATGTACTGGACGATTATGTGAGATATAAGCCCTTTAACACCATCGATTACAGGGAACCGCTGGGGAATCGCATTTCTCAAATTAAAGTCCGGTATAAATTCGGTAGTTCGCTCACCCGCAGTATCCCCGTCAATTTTATTCAGAAGAGTGGGATTAAAATTTCCACTGTGCTGACAGCTGGTGTTATTGATCAAACTTCCAGCCTGGAGCCTCTGCTGCCGTATTCAGGATCTAAAGCCCAGGCAGAGATCGGTATTGCTGCTTCCAAAATATTCGGGATTTTATACGCTGAAGTGAGTAAGAAACTGTACGGCAAATATGGAAATTCCATTGGCTTTTTGATTCTGTTTTAA